The nucleotide window AGTCAGTTACATAACCAAACATTTCAGCCAATGGCACAAATGCTTTGATGGACTGGGAGCCGTTAATTGCTTCCATACCTTCTATGCGTCCACGACGTGAGTTCAAATCGCCAATTACATCGCCCATGTATTCTTCAGGAACAATAACTTCTACTTTCATGTATGGTTCCAAAATTACAGCACCGGCTTTTGCGCAACCAGCTTTAAAGCCCATTGAACCAGCTATTTTAAATGCCATTTCAGAGGAGTCAACATCATGGTAGGAACCTTCAAGTACAGTTACTTTAATGTCCACCATAGGGTAACCCGCTAAAACCCCATTATCCATAGCTTCTTTACAACCAGCTCCGATAGGTGCAATATATTCTCTTGGAATGGAACCGCCGACAACTTTGCTTTCGAAGATGAAACCTTGACCTGGTTCAAGAGGTTCAATTTCCAACCAACAATGACCATATTGTCCACGACCACCAGACTGACGAACAAATTTACCTTCGGATTTAACTTTTTTGCGGATAGTTTCACGATAAGCAACCTGAGGTTTACCTACGCTACAATCCACTTTGAATTCTCTTAGCATCCGGTCAACGATAATTTCTAAATGTAATTCACCAACACCAGCAATAATCGTTTGACCAGTTTCTTGATCTGTATTCACACGGAATGTAGGATCTTCTTCTGCCAAACGTTGTAGTGCAATACCCATTTTTTCTTGGTCAGCTTTGGTCTTAGGCTCAACAGCTACCGAAATAACTGGTTCAGGGAAAACCATGGATTCAAGAATAATTTGGTTTTTGTCATCACATAAAGTATCACCAGTAGTTGTATCTTTAAGTCCTACAGCAGCAGCGATATCGCCTGTGTATACTCTTTCGATTTCTTCACGGTGATTTGCATGCATCTGCAAGATACGTCCAATACGTTCTTTCTTTCCTTTAGTGGAATTATATACATAAGACCCGGAAGAAAGTTCGCCGGAGTATACTCTGAAGAATGCTAACTTACCTACATAAGGGTCAGCCATGATTTTGAAAGCTAAAGCTGAGAATGGTAAGCTGTCATCAGCTGCACGTTCATCTTCTGCTTCTGTATCAGGATTAATCCCTTTAATAGCTGGAACATCAGTAGGTGCCGGCATGTATGCAATAACTGCATCCAATAACGGCTGCACACCTTTGTTCTTATAGGAAGATCCGCATAAAACAGGAGTCATTTTACAAGCAATCGTAGCTTTACGAATACCAGCATAGATCTCTTCTAAAGTAAATTCTTCGCCCTCAAGATATTTCATCATGAGTTCGTCATCACTTTCTGCAACTGCATCTAAAAGACCTTGACGGTATTCAGCCACATGCTCTTGCATGTCTTCTGGAATATCAGCAGCTTCACTAAATTTACCAAGGTCATCTGTATAAACAACCGCTTTCATTTGTACCAAATCAACATACCCTTTGAAGCCATTTTCCAAGCCAATTGGCAGTTGAACTGGCACTGCATTTGCACCTAAACGATTTTTCATCATATCGACAACTCGGTAAAAATCAGCACCTAGAATATCCATTTTATTAACGTATGCCATACGTGGCACACCATATTTATCAGCTTGACGCCAAACAGTTTCTGATTGCGGTTCTACGCCACCTTTAGCGCAAAACACAGCTACAGATCCATCTAACACTCTGAGTGAGCGCTCTACTTCTACAGTAAAGTCCACGTGTCCTGGTGTGTCAATGATGTTAATGCGATGTCCAGACCATTCACAAGTAGTAGCCGCAGAAGTAATTGTAATACCTCGCTCTTGTTCTTGTACCATCCAATCCATTGTCGCAGCGCCTTCATGCACTTCACCGATTTTGTGTACTTTGCCAGTATAAAACAGTATCCGTTCAGTCGTAGTGGTTTTGCCAGCGTCAATATGTGCCATAATACCAATATTACGTGTATTACTTAGCGAGAATTTTCTGGCCACTATCATCACTCCTTACTGTTTAGAAACATTAAAAATTACCAGCGATAATGTGCAAAAGCTTTATTGGCTTCAGCCATTTTATGCGTATCTTCTTTTTTCTTAATTGTAGCACCAGTATTATTGGAAGCATCAATTAATTCAGCAGCAAGTCTTTCACGCATAGTTTTTTCACCGCGTAGTCTTGAGTAATTCACCAACCAGCGAATCCCAAGTGACAAACGACGATCTGCGCGTACTTCGATCGGAACTTGATAGTTAGCACCACCAACACGGCGAGCACGCACTTCCAATACTGGCATAACATTTTTCATTGCTGTTTCAAAAACCTCTAATGGATCTTTGCCGGTTTTTGCACGAATAATATCAAATGCATCATACACAATATTTTCAGCAACACTTTTTTTACCATCTAACATTACTTTATTTACAAATCGAGTAACAATTTTAGAATTGTATACCGGATCTTGCAATACATCGCGTTTTGTAACAGGTCCTTTTCTTGGCATATTATCCCCTCCTTTTCCAGGGTTATCTAATTAAATTTTACTTTTTAGCACGTTTTGTACCGTATTTTGATCTACTTTGGCTACGTTTTTGCACTCCAGCAGTGTCTAATGCACCACGAACAATGTGATAACGTACGCCCGGTAAATCCTTGATTCTACCACCTCTGATAAGCACAACACTATGTTCTTGTAAGTTATGACCGATACCAGGGATATAGGCAGTAACTTCAATACCATTTGTTAAACGTACCCTTGCCACTTTACGAAGTGCAGAGTTTGGTTTCTTAGGAGTAGTTGTATATACTCTTGTACATACACCACGCTTTTGCGGGCTTTCTTTCAAAGCAGGTGCAGTAGATTTTTGTATAAGTGACTCTCTACCTTTACGTACTAATTGATTAATTGTTGGCATTCAATACACCCCCTTCCAAATTATCTTAGATTGATTATATAAAAATTTCACCTCAAGCATTGAGTTTAAGGTAAAACATTTAACATGGTTACATTTTACTTTAAAATGGCTACTGCTGCTGCACCAACTTCGATGCCACAGGTTTTACCAAGTTCAGTCATGGTAAGCGTCATTTCTATTGCTGTTTTTTTTCGAGTACACAACGTTCGTAGAGGTTCTACTAAGCGTTGTTCCGCATCTTGTGCAATATAGACAAGTTGCGCCAAATCCTTTTCAACAGCCTTAGTAACTTGCTTAACACCAACTATCTTTTTTGCAGTTTTTAACATTTCGAGCGACATATTGTTCACTCCCTTACGTAACAAACCAATGCATTTTCTAACTGGCCCTCTAATATATTATCATTATCAAAACACAATGTCAATAAACATCTCTTAATAAATTCTTATTTCATCTATATTTGTGGGCTTTTTTTATGACCACGCATCCGAGTGTGTCATTTTTACCATGTTTTGTAAATTTAGAGATGAAAATATTAGGTTTTCTTATAGCCAAAATTTATTATATCACTTTTTTAAAATTTGTCAAAAAATAATTCATAATCTAGTTAAATCTTATATTCTATGATAATACAGTTAAACATTTCTATTGACTAAAACAGAGAAGAACATTTGACTTATATAAAACCATTATCCTTATTTGAATAAAAAAGGGGAACATGATTTTAAAATCATATTCCCCTTTCTACTACTATACCGTTACATTTTTTGTATGGGTAAGTTTTATGTTTCGATAACGACTCATACCAGTACCTGCTGGTATTAACTTACCGATAATAACATTTTCCTTAAGTCCAAGCAATGGATCAATTTTACCCTTAATTGCAGCTTCCGTAAGTACACGAGTTGTTTCTTGGAAAGATGCTGCGGATAAGAAAGAATCTGTTGCCAAAGAAGCTTTGGTAATACCAAGCAATATAGGACGTGCTACAGATGGTTCGCCGCCTTCTTCAATTGCTTTTGCATTTTCTTCTTCAAAGGTATTCGTATCAATGTATTCACCTGGTAAAAGTTCAGTGTCGCCAGATTCCTCTGTTTTCACCTTGTGGAGCATTTGACGAACAATTACTTCGATATGTTTATCATTGATCTCAACACCCTGGGATTTATATACTTTTTGTACTTCATAAACCAAGTACCTTTGTGTCGCTTGGATTCCGCAGACACGCAAAATGTCATGTGGGTTTACTGAACCCTCGGTGAGGCGGTCACCAGCAATAATCTGCTGTCCATCGCGCACAATAATCCGAGCACCGTAAGGGATAGGATAAACACGTTCTTCGCCCACAGCAGGAACTACTGTAATCTTACGCATGCCTTTTACTTCTTTCACATCAACAGCAGCTACGCCATCGATTTCAGTAATAATAGCTTGACGTTTTGGTTTACGGGCTTCAAACAATTCCTCAACCCTTGGCAAACCTTGGGTAATATCGTCACCAGCAACACCACCAGTATGGAAGGTACGCATAGTAAGCTGTGTACCTGGTTCACCGATAGATTGAGCAGCAATAATACCTACTGCTTCACCTACATCAACAGGATGCCCCGTTGCTAGATTGCGTCCATAACATTTAATACATACTCCAAATTGAGACCTACAAGTAAGTACGGAACGAATGGATACATGCTCACGCACAGCAACGATACGATCTGCCAATGCTTCACTGATGGTATCATTTGTTTTCACAATATATTCGCCCGTTTTAGGATCAATAATATCTTCTGCGACAAAGCGTCCAACAATACGATCTTTCAAGGCTTCGATAACACCAGAGCCTTCAGTGATTGCTTCTACCTCGATACCCCTAATATTATTGTTACGGACCTTCACTTCTCGTACATCACTCACTAAAACTGCCTCAATGGCTTCTTCGGTAAGCGGTGTCTCTGCCGCAACAATTTCAACGCCATTACTATCAGTAATTGCATTTGTCGTGTTTTTACCCAACATTTCACGAACCATAGCATTTTTAAGAAGTTCGCGCATTTTTTCTTCTGGCGCGCCTAACACAATTGTTTCGTTAGAAGCAGATGCATTAATGTCTTCTTCCATAACAGTTGACATGCCACGTAATATAATTTCTGGCACTCCATGTTCACCAATGATACGCAAACTATCATCTGCAAGTATGGTAGTACGAGGAATCAGTATATCCGCAGTTTTAGGATCAAGAACATCTTCCGCTAAAACGCGGCCTAATAGTGTATCTCTCAATACTTCAATCGCACCAGCACTGGATTTTGCCAATCGTGCCCGTTCACGTACCAAATTAATTCCTACAATATCACAGTCTTCTTCGCGAACAATGACATCTTGGGATACGTCAACCAAACGACGTGTCAAATAACCAGAATCGGCTGTTCTAAGTGCTGTATCAGCCAAACCTTTACGAGCACCATGAGTGGAAATAAAGTATTCAAGTACTGTTAAACCCTCACGGAAGTTTGCTTTGATTGGACGGTCAATAATTCGTCCTGATGGATCAGCCATAAGTCCGCGCATACCAGCCAACTGACGAATCTGTTGAATGTTACCACGGGCACCAGAGTTAGCCATCATATAAATTGGATTAAAATTGTCCAAGTTGTTCATCATTGCAGATGTTACATCATCCGTAGCTTTCGTCCATAGTTCAATTGTTTTCTTATATCTTTCATCTTCAGTAATCAAACCACGACGATATTGCTTGTCGACAACATCAACTCTACCTTCGGTAGTACCCAAAATATCCTTCTTTTCAGGAGGAATATTAATATCAGCAATAGCCACTGTCATACCTGCACGACAAGCAAAAGCATAACCGAGTCTTTTCACATTATCAATTACTACGGCTGTTTTGGAATTACCAAATTGTCGATAGGTTTCAGCTACCAATTTACCAAGTTCTTTTTTATCCATCATAATACCTAAATGCCATTCGCCATCTTTTTGGAAGAAATAGCGAACTTCTTCAGGCAAGTTCTCGTTAAATATCAGACGTCCCATAGTAGTAGTTACCAAACCATACTTTGGAAAACGTACTTTAATTATGGCATGAAGAGACAATTCTTTTTGATGATAAGCTAGTAGTGCTTCATTAATGTCACACATTATCTTACCTTCGCCAATATCGCCTTTTTTCTCCATCGTAAGGTAATATGCTCCTAAAACCATATCTTGGGTCGGTGTTACTACCGGTTTACCATCTTTGGTTGATAGGATATTATGAGCAGCTAACATCAACATACGGGCTTCTGATTGCGCTTCCGCAGAAAGTGGTACATGAACCGCCATTTGGTCACCATCAAAATCCGCATTATATGCTGTACATACTAACGGATGAAGTTTTATGGCACGCCCCTCTGACAATACTGGTTCAAATGCCTGAATCCCTAATCTATGTAGGGTAGGAGCACGATTTAAGAGCACTGGGTGTTCTTTAATCACTTCTTCTAATACATCCCAAACTTCTGGGCGCACTCTCTCTACCATACGTTTAGCACTCTTAATATTATGAGCATGACCAGCATTCACTAGTTTTTTCATAACAAAAGGTTTAAACAATTCTAACGCCATTTCTTTCGGCAAACCACACTGATGCAATTTAAGTTCAGGACCAACTACAATAACCGAACGGCCAGAGTAATCTACCCGTTTACCTAATAGATTTTGACGGAAACGACCTTGTTTTCCCTTGAGCATATCGCTTAAGGATTTAAGAGGACGATTGCCAGGACCTGTAACAGGACGTCCGCGACGGCCATTATCAATCAAGGCATCAACGGCTTCTTGCAGCATACGTTTTTCATTACGCACAATAATGTCAGGAGCGCCTAGATCTAGTAGACGCTTTAACCGATTATTGCGGTTAATTACTCTACGGTACAAGTCATTAAGATCGGAAGTCGCAAAACGACCACCATCCAATTGTACCATTGGTCGTAATTCTGGCGGAATAACAGGTACAACATCCATGATCATCCAATCAGGACGGTTACCCGATTTACGAAAAGCCTCTGTAACTTCCAAACGACGAATCGCTCTGATTTTACGTTGACCGCTTACTTCTTTAAGTTCTTGTTTTAACTCTTTGGAGATTTTCTCCAAATCCAATTCTTCAAGAAGCTTTTTAACGGCTTCCGCTCCCATACCAACTTTGAAAGAGTTACCATATTTATCTCGGTAATCTCTGTACTCATTTTCCGTCAACAGTTGACGTTTCATAAGTGGTGTATCACCAGGATCAAGTACGATATAAGAAGCGAAATATAATACTTTTTCTAAAGAACGAGGCGAGATATCTAATATCAGCCCCATACGACTAGGGATACCCTTAAAATACCAAATGTGAGAAACAGGCGCCGCTAATTGGATATGTCCCATACGATCACGTCGCACTTTTGAACGCGTTACTTCTACACCGCAACGATCGCAGACAATACCTTTATAGCGAATTCTTTTGTATTTACCACAATGACATTCCCAATCGCGAGTTGGCCCAAATATTTTTTCACAAAATAAACCTTCACGCTCTGGTTTAAGAGTACGGTAATTTATAGTCTCTGGTTTTTTTACCTCACCAAATGACCATTTGCGGATTTGCTCCGGAGAAGCTAATCCAATCCTCATTGAATCAAAATTGTTTACATCTAACAAAGGGTTATCACTCCCTTACCCAATTACTCAATTTCCTCGTCGTCTATCTCTTCTAGTAAGTCACGCTGTGTTTGTTTTTTATCTTTACCTTTTACCTTTTTAACCGATTTACGGCCTGGTAATTCAAGATCATCCACAATACCACTATCGTCTAAATCAAATTTATCTTCATCCATCTCACCGATTTCAGCAATAATATCTAATTCTTCCTCTAGGGGTTCCATTTCATCAGTACCTTCGAATTCATCCAAAACATCCGGCTCTAACTCAGCCTTAGTGCGGGTATGTGCTTCATCAGGAGGCACTGCCACAGCCGACGGAGAGCCAATATTTAGCTCAAGTTCCTTAGCCACTTGATGAATATCTTCATCTATGTCATCAATCATGATTTCCTGGGCGTCTTCATTTAAAATTTTAACATCGAGACCGATACTTTGCAGTTCTTTTATCAAAACCTTAAAGGATTCAGGCACTCCAGGTTCAGGTATGTTTTCACCCTTAACAATCGCTTCATAGGTTTTCACACGCCCGACCACATCATCGGATTTTACAGTTAAGAGTTCTTGTAATGTATAGGCAGCACCATATGCTTCCAAAGCCCATACTTCCATTTCCCCGAAACGTTGACCGCCAAATTGGGCTTTACCACCCAAAGGCTGTTGGGTAACCAAAGAGTAAGGACCAGTAGAACGAGCATGAATCTTGTCATCAACCAAATGGGCCAATTTCAACATGTATACCCAACCTACAGTAACACGATTGTCAAAGGCTTCCCCTGTACGTCCATCATAAAGGACCGTTTTACCATCCTCAGAAAGACCAGCTGCCTTAAGTGTTCTAAAGACCTCTTCCTCATGAGCCCCATCAAATACTGGAGTTGCTAGATTAATACCAGCAATACCAGGTTTAGGCAGACCATGTTTATCAACATCATAGCCTACTTCTTTAAGTCTGTCTGCAACACCTGGAGAGTTCGTTCTAATTTGCATACCAAAAGCTGCAGCAGCCATTCCCAAGTGGGTTTCAAGTACCTGTCCGATATTCATACGGGACGGTACACCCAAAGGATTTAGTACAATTTGTACTGGGGTACCATCTGGTAAGAAAGGCATATCTTCTTCACGCATAATACGTGAAACAACCCCTTTATTACCATGACGACCAGCCATTTTGTCACCTTCAGAAATTTTACGTTTTTGGGCAATGTATACACGTACTAAGAAGTTCACGCCTGGTGGTAATTCATCGCCATTTTCTCGGCTAAAGACTTTAACGTCAACAATCTTACCAGCCTCACCGTGTGGAACCCTAAGTGACGTGTCACGAACTTCGCGGGCTTTCTCACCAAAAATGGCTCGAAGCAAGCGTTCCTCTGCGGTAAGTTCTGTCTCGCCTTTTGGAGTAACCTTACCTACTAGAATATCCCCCGGACGTACTTCTGCACCAATACGAATAATACCGCGATCATCAAGATCTTTCAGTACTTCTTCCGCCACGTTTGGAATATCTCGAGTAATCTCCTCTGGGCCTAGTTTTGTATCTCTGGCATCACATTCATATTCTTCAATATGTATGGAGGTATATATATCATCTTTTACAATTTTTTCACTTAGTAAAATCGCATCTTCATAGTTATAACCTTCCCACGGCATGAAAGCCACCAGGACATTAAAACCTAATGCTAATTCACCTTGATCAGTAGCAGGCCCATCAACCAATACCTGGCCTTTTTCTACCTGCTCACCTTTGTAAACGATTGGTTTTTGATTGATGCATGTTCCTTGATTGGAACGCAAATATTTAAGTAATTTATAGTTATCCAACGTACCACGTTCTGTACGTACCCTTATTTCGGTAGCAGTAACCTTTTCAACTACACCAGCATTCTTTGCTAGAATCAAAACACCAGAATCGCGGGCGGCTTTATATTCCATCCCAGTTCCAATAAGTGGTGCCTGTGTTCGTAAGAGCGGCACTGCTTGACGTTGCATGTTCGCACCCATTAAGGCACGATTCGCATCATCGTTTTCCAAAAATGGAATCATAGCCGTAGCAATGGATACAACTTGCTTCGGAGATACATCCATATAGTCAACTTTTTCAGCTGGAATGACTAATATTTCGTGCCTATGACGTACCGTAACCCTAGGTTCAACAAACCAGTTATTTTCTCCTAATGGTTCATTCGCCTGAGCACATACTACTTCATCTTCCTCGTCAGCTGTCAAATAACGAACTTCTTCTGTCACAATAAGGTTATCTTTATCAATTTTCCGATAAGGAGTTTCAATAAAGCCAAACTCATTAATACGTCCAAAAGTTGATAGAGAACCAATCAAACCGATATTCGGACCTTCTGGCGTTTCAATAGGGCACATACGTCCATAGTGAGAATGATGTACGTCACGTACTTCAAAGCCAGCGCGTTCACGACTGAGTCCACCAGGTCCCAAGGCGCTTAAGCGACGTTTATGTGTCAACTCTGCCAATGGATTGGTTTGATCCATAAACTGAGACAACTGACTAGAACCAAAGAATTCTTTGATTGCAGCCACGACAGGGCGAATATTAATTAAAGCTTGAGGAGTAATTACATCCACATCCTGAATGGTCATACGTTCTTTTACTACCCGTTCCATACGAGATAGACCAATACGGAATTGATTTTGAAGAAGTTCACCTACAGAACGTAAACGTCGATTACCTAGATGATCGATATCATCCACATTGCCAAAACCATCCATCAAGTTTAAAAGATAGTTAACCGAGGCTAAAATATCTTCCCTTGTAATAGTCCGGTGATTATAAGGCAAAGTAGGGTTACACAGCATTTTAACTGGTGAACCATCTTTTAATTTAACTTTTACTTCAATTAAGGCATCAGTTGCAAACACACCACTTTGCTCAATATGGTCAAGTACTTTCTCATCCACGATCGTATCTGCAGCAACGATTACTTCACCCGTTTCAGCATTTGCGATTGGTTGATAAAGCGTCTTACCCATTAGGCGCCTGCGCCAGCCTAATTTTTTGGTTAATTTGTAACGACCTACTGTTGCTAAATCGTAACGCTTAGAATCAAAAAACAAGGATTCCAGTAATTGAGTAGCATTGTCAACTGTCGGTGGCTCACCTGGACGAAGCCTTTTATATATCTCTACTAGGGCTTCTTCTCTAGAGTTGGTGTTATCCCGTTCTAATGTAGCACGGATTCGTACGTCATCATGGAACAGTTCAGCAATAGCAGCATTTGATGCGTAACCTAATGCACGAATTAATACAGTTGCTGGCAGTTTTCTGGTACGGTCAACACGAACAGACATCACATCATTGGCATCTGTCTCTAGTTCTAACCACGCACCACGATTAGGAATCACTGTAGAATTATACAGTTTTTTACCTGTCGCATCGATGGATTCATTGTAGTACGCACCAGGCGAGCGTACTAACTGACTAACAATAACCCGCTCTGCACCATTAATGATAAATGTACCATTTTCGGTCATTAGCGGGAAATCACCCATAAATACTTCTTGTTCTTTAATTTCACCAGTCTCACGATTAATTAATCGAACATTAACACGTAAAGGGGCAGAATAGGTAACGTCCCGCTCTTTACATTCTTCGACGTGATACTTGGCTTCGCCTAATGTAAACTTTTCAAAGGTTAATACTAAATTACCCGTGAAGTCTTGAATTGGCGAAATGTCATGGAAAATCTCTTGTAGCCCTTCCTTCAGAAACCAGTTATACGAATTTTTCTGAATTTCAATCAGATTGGGCATGTCCAGTACTTCTTTAATCTTGGCATAACTATATCTGATTTTTTTGCCAACCGGAACAGGATTAAACATTAAATCCTTCACCCCTTAGCCCAAATTAAACTCTACACCTTAGCAGCATTCTCTTTCATATGTACTAAAAAGCAATTTACAAGATCCTGCAGCTGGTATAAAACCTTTACATAATCCATTATTGCGTGGAACATAATATAATGTAACAATTAAGCAAAATATAATAATTATACAGTGAAAGACGGTAACAAGCAGCACCGATTAATTTAGGGTGGCACCACAATACAAAAAAAGCAAGGTTTCTCCAGTCAAATAAAAGACCTTGCATTTGTCTACATGATGAAACGGAATTCCATCCTCCATATATTACTATTTCCTACCAATCGAAATTTTATACCCACACAATAAAAAAATATTACCCTAAAATAAACATTCTTTGCATTGAACAATGATACCACAATAAGGCTTCTTAGTCAATACTTAGAAAATACTTTTAGTAAAAAAATATAAAGAGCACCACAACGGGTACTCTTTATATTTTTTACTTTAAAATTTAGTAATATAAACTAAATTATAATTACTTAACTTCTACAGTTGCGCCAGCTTCTTCAAGCTTAGCTTTGATTGCGTCAGCATCAGCTTTAGCAATTTTTTCTTTTACTGCTTTAGGAGCGCCATCAACTACTTCTTTCGCTTCTTTCAAGCCAAGGCCTGTGATTTCACGAACAACTTTGATTACGTTGATTTTGCTAGCGCCAGCATTAGCAAGGATAACATCAAATTCAGTTTTTTCTTCAGCAGCAGCACCAGCAGCTACAGGAGCAGCAGCAGCAGCTACAGGAGCAGCAGCGGATACACCAAATTTTTCTTCTAGAGCTTTCACCAATTCGGATAATTCAAGAACACTCATGTTCTCAATAGCTTGCATAATTTCTTGTTGAGTCATTTTAAAAAACCTCCGTTAATTTATAATTTTTTATTTTTTAAGCTGATTCTTTTTGTTTGCGCACAGCTTCAAGCGCATATACGAATTTGCGGATAGAACCTTGAAGTACATTGACGAAACCAGCAATCGGAGATTGCATGCCAGCCAATACTTGGGAAAGAAGAACTTCGCGGGATGGTAGGTTCGCCAAAGCTTTTACGCCTTCAGCATCAATAACCTTACCTTCTAACAAACCAGCTTTAACTTCCAATGCTTTTAATTTATGTTCTTTTACGA belongs to Pelosinus sp. IPA-1 and includes:
- the rpoB gene encoding DNA-directed RNA polymerase subunit beta — translated: MFNPVPVGKKIRYSYAKIKEVLDMPNLIEIQKNSYNWFLKEGLQEIFHDISPIQDFTGNLVLTFEKFTLGEAKYHVEECKERDVTYSAPLRVNVRLINRETGEIKEQEVFMGDFPLMTENGTFIINGAERVIVSQLVRSPGAYYNESIDATGKKLYNSTVIPNRGAWLELETDANDVMSVRVDRTRKLPATVLIRALGYASNAAIAELFHDDVRIRATLERDNTNSREEALVEIYKRLRPGEPPTVDNATQLLESLFFDSKRYDLATVGRYKLTKKLGWRRRLMGKTLYQPIANAETGEVIVAADTIVDEKVLDHIEQSGVFATDALIEVKVKLKDGSPVKMLCNPTLPYNHRTITREDILASVNYLLNLMDGFGNVDDIDHLGNRRLRSVGELLQNQFRIGLSRMERVVKERMTIQDVDVITPQALINIRPVVAAIKEFFGSSQLSQFMDQTNPLAELTHKRRLSALGPGGLSRERAGFEVRDVHHSHYGRMCPIETPEGPNIGLIGSLSTFGRINEFGFIETPYRKIDKDNLIVTEEVRYLTADEEDEVVCAQANEPLGENNWFVEPRVTVRHRHEILVIPAEKVDYMDVSPKQVVSIATAMIPFLENDDANRALMGANMQRQAVPLLRTQAPLIGTGMEYKAARDSGVLILAKNAGVVEKVTATEIRVRTERGTLDNYKLLKYLRSNQGTCINQKPIVYKGEQVEKGQVLVDGPATDQGELALGFNVLVAFMPWEGYNYEDAILLSEKIVKDDIYTSIHIEEYECDARDTKLGPEEITRDIPNVAEEVLKDLDDRGIIRIGAEVRPGDILVGKVTPKGETELTAEERLLRAIFGEKAREVRDTSLRVPHGEAGKIVDVKVFSRENGDELPPGVNFLVRVYIAQKRKISEGDKMAGRHGNKGVVSRIMREEDMPFLPDGTPVQIVLNPLGVPSRMNIGQVLETHLGMAAAAFGMQIRTNSPGVADRLKEVGYDVDKHGLPKPGIAGINLATPVFDGAHEEEVFRTLKAAGLSEDGKTVLYDGRTGEAFDNRVTVGWVYMLKLAHLVDDKIHARSTGPYSLVTQQPLGGKAQFGGQRFGEMEVWALEAYGAAYTLQELLTVKSDDVVGRVKTYEAIVKGENIPEPGVPESFKVLIKELQSIGLDVKILNEDAQEIMIDDIDEDIHQVAKELELNIGSPSAVAVPPDEAHTRTKAELEPDVLDEFEGTDEMEPLEEELDIIAEIGEMDEDKFDLDDSGIVDDLELPGRKSVKKVKGKDKKQTQRDLLEEIDDEEIE
- the rplL gene encoding 50S ribosomal protein L7/L12; its protein translation is MTQQEIMQAIENMSVLELSELVKALEEKFGVSAAAPVAAAAAPVAAGAAAEEKTEFDVILANAGASKINVIKVVREITGLGLKEAKEVVDGAPKAVKEKIAKADADAIKAKLEEAGATVEVK